One window from the genome of Echinicola vietnamensis DSM 17526 encodes:
- a CDS encoding RagB/SusD family nutrient uptake outer membrane protein, translating into MKKMNNIILGVCLMVLGTSCVESTLDKTPELAFSEENAFANFQVTQTYAFGFYSIFPGYNLSVPNSDWDGDLMMHNNTNQGSAWIWGRQTIPTTSGIWDFSFVRRVNIMLQNLDASNMTEAEKNHWRAIGYFFRAYDYYEKIAAYGDVPWIDRVLTDDDELLQAGRTPRAEVAQNILDDLLFAEANIMEPGTNGIPANTISSDVVRALISRFGLFEGTWRKYHGLEGGEPFLRASATAGETLIENNPSLHSNYNELFNSADLGGVPGILLYKSYENGVFTHVLTSRHRNSAGNWDITKRGADSYLMKDGETRWNSELFETDRDPYAEFRNRDLRMLFTITPPFRVKPVSGDRLSWEYSDDPKDKEYIDFMEERMDPSQKQLPSRNHAGYILRVSPHFRDFNEGDPYNVSRTGYKLFKYYNRLHDIQNNDFNDAPVFRMGEVLVNFAEAKWELGEFDQSVADMTINKLRERGEVAAMTVLNVGSDFDPTRDPEIDPVLWEIRRERGVELMAEGFRFNDLRRWKKMDYTDEPKLGRWIVGAEVNNRIPIQGGAEEGYIQFFPGTPPAWEDYQYLYPVPSQEIALNPNLEQNPGWE; encoded by the coding sequence ATGAAAAAAATGAACAATATAATATTAGGTGTTTGCCTTATGGTTTTAGGGACCAGCTGTGTAGAAAGCACCTTGGACAAAACTCCAGAGTTGGCTTTTTCTGAGGAAAATGCCTTTGCCAATTTCCAAGTTACCCAGACGTATGCCTTTGGGTTTTACTCCATATTTCCAGGTTATAATTTGAGCGTTCCGAACAGTGACTGGGATGGTGACTTGATGATGCATAATAATACTAATCAAGGTTCTGCTTGGATATGGGGAAGACAGACTATTCCGACCACATCAGGGATATGGGATTTCTCTTTTGTAAGAAGGGTAAATATCATGTTGCAAAATCTTGATGCATCTAATATGACTGAAGCAGAGAAAAATCACTGGAGGGCGATTGGTTATTTCTTTAGAGCATATGATTATTATGAAAAAATAGCTGCCTACGGTGACGTTCCTTGGATAGATCGAGTGCTCACCGACGATGATGAACTGTTGCAAGCAGGGCGAACCCCCAGGGCAGAGGTGGCACAGAATATCTTGGATGACCTTTTGTTTGCAGAGGCAAACATTATGGAGCCAGGAACGAATGGAATTCCTGCAAATACCATTAGTAGTGATGTAGTAAGGGCTTTAATATCAAGATTTGGTTTGTTTGAAGGGACTTGGAGGAAGTATCATGGTCTAGAAGGTGGCGAGCCCTTCTTAAGGGCGAGTGCAACAGCTGGCGAAACGTTGATTGAAAATAATCCATCCCTTCATTCAAATTACAATGAGCTATTTAACAGTGCAGATCTTGGAGGAGTTCCGGGGATATTGCTGTACAAAAGCTATGAAAATGGTGTGTTTACCCATGTGCTTACCTCCCGGCATAGGAATTCTGCTGGGAACTGGGATATCACCAAGAGAGGTGCAGACAGCTATTTGATGAAAGATGGTGAGACACGTTGGAACAGTGAATTGTTCGAAACAGATCGAGACCCATATGCGGAGTTTAGAAATAGGGATTTGAGAATGTTATTTACCATTACACCTCCCTTCCGAGTAAAACCAGTTTCCGGAGACCGATTGTCTTGGGAATATTCCGATGATCCAAAAGATAAGGAGTATATCGACTTTATGGAGGAGAGAATGGATCCCAGCCAAAAACAGCTTCCGAGTAGGAATCACGCAGGATATATTCTACGGGTAAGTCCTCACTTTAGGGATTTTAATGAAGGTGATCCCTATAATGTTTCAAGGACCGGCTATAAGCTCTTTAAATATTACAATCGCCTTCATGATATCCAAAATAATGATTTCAATGATGCTCCAGTATTCAGGATGGGGGAAGTTTTGGTGAACTTTGCTGAAGCCAAATGGGAGCTGGGAGAATTTGATCAATCTGTCGCGGATATGACTATAAACAAGCTTAGAGAGCGTGGGGAAGTCGCTGCGATGACCGTGTTGAATGTAGGGTCGGATTTTGATCCCACACGGGATCCGGAAATCGATCCCGTCCTTTGGGAAATCAGAAGAGAAAGAGGGGTAGAGCTAATGGCGGAAGGTTTTCGCTTCAATGACCTGCGAAGGTGGAAGAAAATGGATTATACTGATGAACCCAAATTGGGTAGGTGGATCGTTGGAGCGGAAGTGAATAATCGTATTCCGATCCAAGGAGGTGCAGA